The following proteins come from a genomic window of Companilactobacillus pabuli:
- a CDS encoding metal ABC transporter solute-binding protein, Zn/Mn family — translation MRKRNVLLLVLFSLLIFVGGCGHKTTSDKKIITTTVNTYTEPLKSVVGDKYHVESIIKSVNVDPHSFSPSSNDAKQVADSRLIVASGLGYDDWVEKIVTANSQDKNLIDFSRDVLHKQDGDNEHVWFGVKNVQKLSQAVAQHMSQVDPKNKAYYQANFKKYKLKLDGLVKREAKLKQQTAGKKAYVTEPLPYYLLKDLGISIANPHFAKAVEEDTDPSIEDIKNMEDGLRHHKVSFLVVNKQVTSGIITKMTNLAKKNKVPIIYFTETLPSDLGYYEWMNGNLSQIERIVKE, via the coding sequence ATGCGAAAAAGAAATGTACTATTATTAGTTTTGTTTTCGCTACTAATATTTGTAGGTGGGTGTGGTCATAAAACTACATCTGATAAAAAAATTATTACGACAACTGTCAATACATACACGGAACCATTGAAGAGTGTCGTCGGGGATAAATATCATGTGGAATCGATTATTAAGTCGGTCAACGTTGATCCACATAGTTTTTCGCCATCTAGCAATGATGCTAAGCAAGTCGCTGATTCACGGTTAATCGTTGCCAGTGGATTAGGCTATGATGATTGGGTCGAAAAAATCGTCACGGCTAATAGTCAGGATAAAAACCTGATTGATTTTTCTCGAGATGTTTTGCATAAGCAAGATGGTGACAATGAACACGTCTGGTTCGGAGTTAAAAATGTGCAAAAACTCAGTCAAGCAGTGGCTCAACATATGAGTCAGGTCGATCCGAAAAATAAAGCTTACTATCAAGCTAACTTTAAGAAATATAAATTAAAATTAGATGGCTTAGTCAAAAGAGAGGCCAAGTTAAAACAACAAACCGCTGGTAAGAAGGCCTATGTGACTGAACCATTGCCATATTATTTGTTGAAGGATTTAGGAATAAGTATTGCTAATCCTCACTTTGCTAAAGCAGTCGAAGAAGATACCGACCCATCAATTGAGGATATCAAGAATATGGAAGACGGTTTGAGACATCATAAAGTGAGTTTTTTAGTTGTTAACAAACAAGTTACTAGTGGTATTATCACTAAAATGACTAATTTAGCTAAAAAAAATAAAGTTCCAATTATTTATTTCACCGAAACTTTACCGAGTGATTTAGGATATTATGAGTGGATGAATGGCAATCTATCTCAAATCGAAAGGATAGTGAAGGAATAA
- a CDS encoding metal ABC transporter ATP-binding protein, protein MIEAKNLTKRFGKQLVFKDVDFTINDGDFISLIGPNGSGKTTLVRIMMGLEKKTSGELKINHKHIGYVPQFRNIDLDYPLNIEQFVRLNLKFTLSPKQRKADNELIKTILTKTKLTHLKDRPLGLASGGEKQKAYLAQALLNDPKILILDESTASLDVEVKMQLMDLVAELNQKYNLTVIFITHDYELTKKYTTRALFFEDKTLKEVKVSDVSEDMFEMGS, encoded by the coding sequence GTGATTGAAGCAAAGAATTTAACTAAACGTTTTGGCAAGCAACTAGTTTTTAAAGATGTTGATTTTACCATTAACGATGGAGATTTCATCAGTTTGATTGGTCCTAACGGTTCGGGTAAAACGACGTTAGTTAGAATCATGATGGGACTTGAGAAGAAGACTAGTGGCGAATTGAAAATTAACCACAAACATATCGGTTATGTGCCTCAATTCAGAAATATCGATTTGGATTATCCTTTAAATATTGAGCAGTTCGTCCGTTTAAATTTGAAATTTACACTCAGTCCCAAACAACGTAAAGCTGATAATGAATTGATCAAAACAATTTTGACCAAGACCAAGTTGACTCATTTAAAAGATCGTCCATTAGGATTAGCTTCTGGTGGTGAAAAACAAAAAGCCTATTTGGCACAAGCTTTATTGAATGATCCAAAAATTTTGATTTTGGATGAATCAACAGCCAGTCTAGACGTTGAAGTGAAGATGCAATTGATGGATTTAGTTGCTGAATTAAATCAAAAATATAACCTAACGGTAATCTTTATCACTCATGATTATGAATTGACGAAGAAATATACAACTAGAGCGTTATTCTTTGAAGACAAGACTCTTAAAGAAGTTAAGGTCAGCGACGTTTCTGAAGATATGTTCGAGATGGGGAGTTAA